In Romboutsia lituseburensis, a genomic segment contains:
- a CDS encoding DUF2089 domain-containing protein: MNEKKLPQWILSLDEEDLNFIKNFIITSGSLKEISKLYEVSYPTVRLRLDKLIQKIDLNDKQEQQPFCTFIKGLAIDSKIDLETAKMIIEKYKEEKEEK, encoded by the coding sequence ATGAATGAAAAAAAATTACCACAATGGATATTATCATTAGACGAAGAAGATTTAAATTTTATAAAAAACTTCATAATTACATCAGGATCATTAAAGGAAATATCTAAGTTATATGAAGTTTCTTATCCAACAGTTAGACTTCGTTTAGATAAACTAATTCAAAAAATAGATTTAAATGATAAGCAAGAACAGCAACCTTTTTGTACATTTATAAAAGGTCTAGCAATTGATTCTAAAATTGATTTAGAAACTGCAAAAATGATTATTGAAAAATATAAAGAAGAAAAGGAGGAAAAATAA
- a CDS encoding FUSC family protein, producing the protein MENQKVKASLFKATFMMINFIFYLKVFGNENIMLGTVLGIAAIMFLRRDFREELLYRATTFLIINLYLVVASYLVNLNIYIGIILNFTTIFTITYLYMNDFKNPTSYMFLMMYIFMISTEITQQELPTRLLAVGAGVIIIIIAQVMINRTTAKEKSDIAINTIIDKLKKQIDNLILEKYDEKESIKINQQIRYLIASTSIKRYKHFKHNKVAIKQFSIGICLSRLNTMISHVASFKVDKEKKNEYLNDLKIQVENINNLNKNLQTIEQVNFRVDEFINKYKNLNLKLIDESIYVFKIFKEIIDYSEENKENVVTKLYENINTKKPFNLFKLMRENFNINSLKFRYSIRLAIGISIMVFLAQITNINHESWIILSCYVVLQPYKEDGLIKAQKRFIGVIIGVTIFFIVFSIIKDRISIQVVLFIGFIGYFYFADYSKKVVMTTILSLTVASISENIHTISINRFILVTTGIVIGLLFNKYFLPYNIEDSIKELKYKYKKNTRQMLNELDEIKHGRLNMLNIINLSIDRNKIEQNLILNSNKLNKGNINTFIHDQSIKMGSEKYLILNYLYLNYYQKRSNFN; encoded by the coding sequence ATGGAAAATCAAAAAGTTAAAGCATCTTTATTTAAAGCTACGTTTATGATGATAAATTTTATTTTTTACTTAAAAGTATTTGGAAACGAAAATATAATGCTAGGCACAGTGCTAGGTATAGCAGCAATTATGTTTTTAAGAAGAGATTTTAGAGAAGAATTACTATACAGAGCCACTACATTTTTAATAATAAATCTTTATTTAGTGGTAGCTTCATATTTAGTAAATTTAAATATTTACATAGGCATTATTTTAAATTTTACTACTATATTTACAATAACTTATTTATACATGAATGATTTTAAAAATCCAACATCATATATGTTTTTAATGATGTATATATTTATGATATCGACTGAAATAACACAACAAGAATTGCCTACAAGATTGCTAGCAGTAGGTGCAGGCGTAATTATAATAATTATAGCTCAAGTAATGATTAATAGAACAACAGCAAAAGAAAAATCAGATATTGCTATAAACACTATAATAGATAAATTAAAAAAACAGATAGATAATTTAATATTAGAAAAATATGATGAAAAAGAATCAATAAAAATAAATCAACAAATAAGATATTTAATTGCATCTACAAGTATAAAAAGATATAAACACTTTAAACATAATAAAGTTGCAATAAAACAATTTAGTATAGGTATATGTTTATCAAGATTAAATACAATGATAAGTCATGTGGCAAGTTTTAAGGTTGATAAAGAGAAAAAAAATGAATATTTAAATGATTTAAAAATTCAAGTTGAAAATATTAATAACTTAAATAAAAATTTGCAAACTATTGAACAGGTAAATTTTAGAGTTGATGAATTTATAAATAAATATAAAAATTTAAATTTAAAACTAATAGATGAAAGTATTTATGTTTTCAAAATATTTAAAGAAATAATAGATTATAGTGAAGAAAATAAAGAAAATGTTGTAACAAAACTTTATGAAAATATAAATACTAAAAAGCCATTTAATTTGTTTAAATTAATGAGAGAAAATTTTAATATAAATTCATTAAAGTTTAGATATTCAATCAGACTAGCAATAGGGATATCAATAATGGTATTTTTAGCTCAGATTACTAATATTAATCATGAATCTTGGATAATACTTAGTTGCTATGTAGTGTTACAACCATATAAAGAGGATGGACTTATAAAAGCTCAAAAAAGATTTATAGGGGTTATTATAGGAGTAACTATATTTTTTATAGTATTTAGTATAATTAAAGATCGTATATCAATTCAAGTTGTACTATTTATAGGGTTTATAGGATATTTTTATTTCGCAGATTATAGTAAAAAAGTTGTAATGACTACAATATTATCTTTAACTGTAGCATCGATATCTGAAAATATACACACCATATCTATAAATAGATTTATACTTGTAACAACAGGCATAGTTATAGGACTTTTATTTAATAAATATTTTTTACCATATAACATAGAAGATTCTATAAAAGAACTTAAGTATAAATACAAAAAAAATACAAGGCAAATGTTAAATGAATTAGATGAAATAAAGCATGGTAGATTAAATATGTTGAATATTATAAATTTATCTATAGATAGAAATAAAATTGAACAAAATTTGATTTTAAATAGTAATAAGTTAAATAAAGGTAATATAAATACGTTTATTCATGATCAAAGTATAAAAATGGGTAGTGAAAAATATTTAATATTAAACTATCTATATTTAAATTACTATCAAAAAAGAAGCAATTTTAATTGA